The nucleotide window GTGAAGACTTTCGTCTCGGGCGACGCCTGGTTCGTCTGCCACTCTGGCCCGTTGCGCACGGCGTCGATCGCATCGAACGCGTTCCAGAGATTGCCCGCGAAGCTGTCGCCGACCGTCGGCGCGTAATAGCGCCACGAGACGGAGTTGGCGTCGAGCAGATCGCGGAGCGTCCGGTAGCTCAGGCACGGGAAAGGACCGCGCCCGCCCATATACTGATTGTTCGGCGTGATCAACGACGTGACGGTTCCGGCCGGCGCGTCGCAGCCCCACGGCGTCTTCGTCGGGAAATCTATGAGGCTCTGCGAGTCGTTGAGTTCGGTGCCGCCGCGAATGAGGTCTTGATGGGCCGTGAAGCTGCCGCTGCCTTGCGTTTGGAAGACGTGGTCGGCAAGCACGTACTGCTTGGCGAGATCCCAGTACGGAGCGATCTGCGTGGGATCCACGTACTCGTAGACGTAGGTTCCCGGCGTCTTTCCGATCGGCACGCGGTCGAAGCCGTTCATGTTGCCGTGGTTGTAGTCGCGTATCCAGTACTGGTAGCCGTTATTCGGCGAGATCGGGCTCTCGAGGTCTGCCTTCCGTAGACGGCGCGTCCCGTTGTGCGTCTTGCCGACGGTCGTACCGTCGGCTCCCGGATACGTCGCAAAGAGATTGTCGAACGTCCGGTTCTCCTGAATCATGATGACGATGTGGGCGAAGTGCTTCCCTTGCTTCGCCGGCGGGGGAGGCAGAAACGGCGCCGCAGCCGTCGAACCGGAGCCTCCGCCGCATCCGCTCGACGCAAGCGCAACGAGGGCGGCGAGAATGCGGGCGCGCACCATGGCTTACCCTATCGTCCGATGCCGCGCGCCATCCCTTCCGATGCAGGCGCCGGCTTGCCGGAGTTCGGCAACCGGCCGAGCGAAGAGGAGCGCATGCCGCTCGTACCCGCGGATGGTAAGAACGTTGCCAGCGCCGCTCGCCTGTTGCGCGAGGGCGGCGTCGTCGCCTTTCCGACCGAGACGGTCTACGGTCTCGGCGCGCTCGCGTTCGATGCCCTCGCCGTCGCCCGCATCTTCGAGATCAAGCGGCGCCCAAGCTTCGATCCGCTCATCGTTCACGTGC belongs to Candidatus Binatia bacterium and includes:
- a CDS encoding alkaline phosphatase family protein, giving the protein MVRARILAALVALASSGCGGGSGSTAAAPFLPPPPAKQGKHFAHIVIMIQENRTFDNLFATYPGADGTTVGKTHNGTRRLRKADLESPISPNNGYQYWIRDYNHGNMNGFDRVPIGKTPGTYVYEYVDPTQIAPYWDLAKQYVLADHVFQTQGSGSFTAHQDLIRGGTELNDSQSLIDFPTKTPWGCDAPAGTVTSLITPNNQYMGGRGPFPCLSYRTLRDLLDANSVSWRYYAPTVGDSFAGNLWNAFDAIDAVRNGPEWQTNQASPETKVFT